The Ornithinimicrobium sufpigmenti genome includes the window ACGCCTCGGGGTCGACCAGGACGATGAGCGAGGGAAGCTACCGCATACCCCGGCTGCGGTATGACGCACTGTCGGTGATGACCAACACCGTGCCCACCGGCGCCTTCCGTGGTGCCGGGCGCCCGGAGGCGGCGGCGATGCTGGAGCGGATCGTCGACCACGCGGCCCGGGAGATCGGCCTCGCTCCGGAGGAGCTGCGGCGGCGCAACTTCCTGGCGCCGGAGGACTTCCCGCACGAGACGAAGTTCGGCGCGCGCTACGACACCGGCGACTACGCCAAGGCTCTCGACGCGGCGCTGGAGGCGGCGGGGGTGGAGGAGGTGCGTGCCGAGCAGGCGCGCCGTCGCGAGACGGGGGAGCCGCTCCAGCTGGGGGTCGGGATCGCCAGCTACGTCGAGATCACCGGCTTCGGGGGCAAGGAGTATGCCGGGATCCGGGTCGCCCCCGACGGTCACCTCACCGTCATGGCCGGCACGTCGGCCCACGGCCAGGGGCACGCGACGGCCTTCTCGATGCTCGTCGCCGACCAGCTGGGGCTGCCGATGGAGCAGATCAGCTACGTGCAGTCCGACACCGCCGTGGTGCGCTCCGGCGGCGGGACCGGCGGCGCGCGCTCGGTGCAGCTGGGCGGCAGCGCGGTCCTCGGCGCCGCGGTCGAGCTGCGCGAGCAGGCGACCCAGGTGGCGGCCGACCTGCTGGAGGTGGCGGCCGGGGACGTCGAGCTGGTCGACGGCCGGTTCGGCGTGCGCGGGGTGCCCGGCAGCGGCGCGACCTGGGAGCAGGTCGCCGCGCACGCCCACGAGGCCGGCGACGGCCTCAGCGTCGACCACGACTTCCACCAGGACGGTGCCACCTTCCCGTTCGGCACCCACGTGTCGGTGGTCGAGGTAGACGTCGAGACCGGTCGCGTGCGGCTGCTGCGGCACGTCGCGGTGGACGACTGCGGGACCGTGATCAACCCTCTGCTGGTCCGTGGCCAGCAGCAGGGTGGGGCGGTGCAGGGGATCTCGCAGGCGCTGTGGGAGGAGTTCCGCTACGACGAGTCGGGGCAGCCGATCACCTCGACCTTCGCGGACTACCTGCTGCCCTCCGCCGCCGACGTGGTGCAGCTGGACACCTTGCTCACCGCCACCGAGACCGACCGGAACCCGTTGGGCGCCAAGGGGATCGGGGAGGCCGCGACGGTCGGCTCCACCCCGGCGGTGCAGAGCGCCGTCATCGACGCCGTGGCCCACCTGGGGGTGCGCCACATCGACCTGCCCTGCACGCCGGAACGCGTCCACATCGCGATCCACCAGGCGCTGCAGGGCGAGCACGACCCGTGGCGCGAGCCGCCCGCCATCTTCGGCGACATCCCCGACTTCGACGCGCAGGACGACGTGGAGGTCTAGCGTCCCGGTCGGTGCCCGGCGGTGCCCGGCGGTGCCCGGCGGCGCTCTGACGGTGCTGTGACCGTGTGGTCGTGACCGTGGTTGTGGCGGTGTGCTCGTGGCGGCCTGCACGTCGGGGCGTGCGACACGCCGCAGGGCCTACGGGCACTGTGCAGACACGCCGGGCCGCGGACGGCACGGAAGACAGCCCTATCCTGGGCGGGGCCTGCCGCGCCGCCGCGGGAGCACACCGCATACCACTGCGTCCCCGGCATCTCCGCACATCCCCCCCACCCCCCCACATCCGCCCGCACACGCCCATACCCCCCATACCCCCCGAGGAGCACATCCGTGACCACAACCCTGCCGACCGCCGACGACCTGCGCACGAGAGCCGAGGACGCGGCCCGCGCGTGCGGTGTCGACCTGGACTCCCGGGCAGGGCAGAGGCAGGGCGGCTCGCCGATCAACGGCGGTGTCGTCTCCCGGCTGGCGTGGAGCACCGCGGCCGACGTGCGTGAGGTCGTCAACGAGGCGTACGCGGCCTACCTGCACTGGCGCGCCGTCCCGGCACCGGTCCGAGGTGGGCTCGTGCGCCGGTGGGCCGAGCTGCTCACCGAGCACAAGGCGGACCTCGCGACCCTGGTCAGCATCGAGGCCGGCAAGGTCACCTCGGAGGCGCTGGGGGAGGTGCAGGAGATGATCGACATCTGCGAGCTCGCGGTCGGGCTCTCCCGCCAGCTCTACGGGCGGACCATGCCCTCCGAGCGACCGGGGCACCGGCTGATGGAGACCTGGCAGCCGCTGGGTGTGGTCGGCGTCATCTCCGCGTTCAACTTCCCGGTCGCGGTCTGGTCCTGGAACACTGCGGTCGCCCTGGTCTGCGGGGACCCTGTCGTCTGGAAGCCGTCGGAGCGCACGCCGCTGTGCGCGCTGGCCGCCGAGGCGCTGCTGCAGCGGGCGATCGCCGAGACGGGACACCCGGCCGGCCTGTCCCAGGTGCTCCTGGGCGGGCCCGACGTCGGCCGTGCCCTGGTCGAGGACCCTGGTGTGGCGCTGCTGTCCGCCACCGGCTCGACCGGTATGGGGCGCGCCGTCGGCCCGGTCGTGGCGGAGCGCTTCGGCCGCAGCCTGCTCGAGCTCGGCGGCACCAACGCCGCGGTCGTCACGTCCAGCGCCGACCTCGACCTGGCCACGCGCGGCATCGTCTTCGCCGCCGCCGGCACCGCTGGTCAGCGGTGCACGACCATGCGCCGCGTGATCGCCCACACCTCGGTCGTGGACGAGGTGGTCGAGCGGGTGGCCGCCGCATACCGGGCCCTACCCGTCGGTGACCCGATGACCGAGGGGACGCTGGTGGGCCCGCTGCTGGACCGGCGCTCCTACGACGCCTTCGTCGCCGCCATCGAGGCAGCGACCGCAGCAGGCGGGGAGGTGGTCGCCGGCGGTGGGCGTGAGCTGGCCGAGCAGTCGGAGGACGCCTACTACGTGCGTCCTGTGGTCATCCGGATGCCGGCACAGGCGCAGGTCATGCACACCGAGACGTTCGCGCCGATCCTGTACGTCCTGGCCTACGAGGACCTCCACGAGGCGATCGCGCTCAGCAACGCCGTGCCGCAGGGTCTGTCGTCGAGCATCTTCACCCAGGACCAGGCGGAGGCGGAGATCTTCTGCGGGCCCGAGGGCTCGGACTGCGGGATCGTCAACGTCAACATCGGCACCTCCGGCGCCGAGATCGGCGGGGCGTTCGGCGGGGAGAAGGAGACCGGCGGTGGTCGGGAGTCCGGCTCGGACGCGTGGCGGGCCTACATGCGACGGGTCACCACCACCGTGAACTACTCCGGCGAGCTGCCGCTGGCGCAGGGAGTACGGTTCGAGGTCTGATGCTGCACACCGACGCGTTCATCGACGGCGCCACCGTCAGGGGCACCGAGAGCTACGACAACATCGACCCCTCCACCGGCAGCGCGATCGGCTCGGTCACCCTGTCCGGGCCGGAGGAGGTGGACCGAGCGGTCGCCGCCGCCCGTGCCGCCCAGCCCGGCTGGGCCTCGACCACGCCGGAGGAGTGGGCACTGGTCCTGGAGAGGATCTCCGACGCCATCTTGGACAACCTGGACGAGCTGGCCCGCGCCGAGAGCGAGGACACCGGCAAGCCGCTGACGCAGGCGCGGACCGACGCGACGGTCACCGCGCACTACTTCCGGTTCTACGGCCGGGCGATCGACTCCTACTACGGCCTGCAGATCCCGGTCGGTGACGACCTGCACGTCTACACCCGGCGGGAGCCGCTCGGTGTGGTCGGCAGCATCCTCGCCTGGAACTACCCCATGCAGCTGCTCGGCCGCGCGGTCGCCCCGGCGCTCGCGACCGGCAACGCGGCGGTGATCAAGCCCGGTGACGAGACTCCCCGGACCGCGGTGCGGATCGCCGAGCTCGCGGTCCGCGCCGGCCTGCCCGCAGGAGCGTTCAACGTCGTGCCGGGCGTGGGCAGGGTGACCGGCGTGGCGCTCAGTCACCACCCCGACCTGGCCCACCTCGGCTTCGTCGGCTCCACCGCCGTGGGCCAGGAGATCGCCGCAGCGGCGGCGCAGCGCGTCATACCCGTCACCCTCGAGCTGGGCGGCAAGTCGCCGCACGTCGTCTTCCCCGATGCAGACCTCGACGAGGCCACCGTCTACATCACCCAGGGCATCCTGGCCAACGCCGGGCAGACCTGCTCCGCCGGCAGCCGGCTGATCGTGCACGAGGACATCGCCGAGGAGCTGCACGAGCGGCTGCGCCGCAGCTTCGCCTCGGTGCGGATCGGCCCCGGCGTGGAGGACCAGGACCTGGGGCCGCTGGTCTCCACGAAGCAGCAGGAGCGGGTGAAGAGCTTCGTCGACGAGGCGACGGGGCACATCGTCGCCGGTGGCGGGATCCCGGACGGCTTCGAGCGGGGGGCCTTCTACGAGCCGACCCTCATCGTCGGGGTCGACCCCCAGGACCGGATCGCGCAGGAGGAGGTCTTCGGTCCCGTCCTGGCCACGATGACGTTCTCCGACGAGGACGAGGCGGTCCGCATCGCCAACGCCACCGAGTACGGCCTGATGGCGGCCGTGTGGACCCGCGACTTCGCCCGTGCGCACAGGGTGGCGCACCGGGTGGTCGCCGGGCAGGTCTACATCAACGCCTTCGGTGCCGGCGGCGGGGTGGAGTACCCGTTCGGCGGGTTCAAGCGCTCCGGCTACGGCCGCGAGAAGGGCTACGAGGCGCTCGACGCCTACACCGCCACCAAGACGGTCATCGCCAGGCTCGGCTGAGTACCCTCCACCCGTGCCGTAACCTGCGGGCATCCGCCTCGGGGCGGGGTCGGACGAGCAAGGGGAGGGGTATGCCGCGCCGCGACACCGCGCGCACGATGCTGGGGGCCAGCGGGCTGACCGTGCTCGGCTCCATCTCCCCGTTCCTGCTCGGCGCCCAGGCGGTGCTCATGCA containing:
- a CDS encoding aldehyde dehydrogenase family protein, producing MLHTDAFIDGATVRGTESYDNIDPSTGSAIGSVTLSGPEEVDRAVAAARAAQPGWASTTPEEWALVLERISDAILDNLDELARAESEDTGKPLTQARTDATVTAHYFRFYGRAIDSYYGLQIPVGDDLHVYTRREPLGVVGSILAWNYPMQLLGRAVAPALATGNAAVIKPGDETPRTAVRIAELAVRAGLPAGAFNVVPGVGRVTGVALSHHPDLAHLGFVGSTAVGQEIAAAAAQRVIPVTLELGGKSPHVVFPDADLDEATVYITQGILANAGQTCSAGSRLIVHEDIAEELHERLRRSFASVRIGPGVEDQDLGPLVSTKQQERVKSFVDEATGHIVAGGGIPDGFERGAFYEPTLIVGVDPQDRIAQEEVFGPVLATMTFSDEDEAVRIANATEYGLMAAVWTRDFARAHRVAHRVVAGQVYINAFGAGGGVEYPFGGFKRSGYGREKGYEALDAYTATKTVIARLG
- the amaB gene encoding L-piperidine-6-carboxylate dehydrogenase, translating into MTTTLPTADDLRTRAEDAARACGVDLDSRAGQRQGGSPINGGVVSRLAWSTAADVREVVNEAYAAYLHWRAVPAPVRGGLVRRWAELLTEHKADLATLVSIEAGKVTSEALGEVQEMIDICELAVGLSRQLYGRTMPSERPGHRLMETWQPLGVVGVISAFNFPVAVWSWNTAVALVCGDPVVWKPSERTPLCALAAEALLQRAIAETGHPAGLSQVLLGGPDVGRALVEDPGVALLSATGSTGMGRAVGPVVAERFGRSLLELGGTNAAVVTSSADLDLATRGIVFAAAGTAGQRCTTMRRVIAHTSVVDEVVERVAAAYRALPVGDPMTEGTLVGPLLDRRSYDAFVAAIEAATAAGGEVVAGGGRELAEQSEDAYYVRPVVIRMPAQAQVMHTETFAPILYVLAYEDLHEAIALSNAVPQGLSSSIFTQDQAEAEIFCGPEGSDCGIVNVNIGTSGAEIGGAFGGEKETGGGRESGSDAWRAYMRRVTTTVNYSGELPLAQGVRFEV
- a CDS encoding xanthine dehydrogenase family protein molybdopterin-binding subunit, which produces MTSVESILSTRGSILGTEVRRVEDPDLLLGRGRFVDNIDLGDEEVLSAVFVRSPVAHGLISEVDTSEALAAPGVVAVLTAHDMGPDPVPLFAQINERVDRHPLAVDRVRFVGDPVALVVARTRAQAVDAAELVVVDYEELPAVVDMEEALADDAPLQHPELGTNVALAVRDPDGDVDVLEGASRVVRLRMENNRMATSPIEGHAILVRPVLARERAEGGEGAGADVVGGLDVWLASQHPHLARRLISRWTGLEGEAVRVRAPHVGGAFGGKAGMVAEHAAVIRTVQRLGRPVRWAETRSETMLSMSSRGQVQYVELGLDEHARITGMRARVVGDCGAHAGYGGSYASGSTRTMSEGSYRIPRLRYDALSVMTNTVPTGAFRGAGRPEAAAMLERIVDHAAREIGLAPEELRRRNFLAPEDFPHETKFGARYDTGDYAKALDAALEAAGVEEVRAEQARRRETGEPLQLGVGIASYVEITGFGGKEYAGIRVAPDGHLTVMAGTSAHGQGHATAFSMLVADQLGLPMEQISYVQSDTAVVRSGGGTGGARSVQLGGSAVLGAAVELREQATQVAADLLEVAAGDVELVDGRFGVRGVPGSGATWEQVAAHAHEAGDGLSVDHDFHQDGATFPFGTHVSVVEVDVETGRVRLLRHVAVDDCGTVINPLLVRGQQQGGAVQGISQALWEEFRYDESGQPITSTFADYLLPSAADVVQLDTLLTATETDRNPLGAKGIGEAATVGSTPAVQSAVIDAVAHLGVRHIDLPCTPERVHIAIHQALQGEHDPWREPPAIFGDIPDFDAQDDVEV